From the genome of Aphanothece sacrum FPU1, one region includes:
- a CDS encoding ComEC/Rec2 family competence protein, translating into MNRERWTIVSLAYGIGLLSTGIFGFPNPNPSWQQWAMVIVGLSLFTFFTFLFLKRRWRRCPQGKFWLIICIFAILGSVYFQFRIPQPNYDDISLFFKDKYPPQLVNISGKVLSEPRLTSNQRKRFWLQAKSVQINQDILNKKDVTGKIYVTIPIDQDNDLEPGQRITINGVLYKPRSPQNPGAFDFSNYLAKEGAFVGLKGNEIKFKGQLPIFGWTKVRNRITNTFIKGLGEEKGSLLSSIVLGRQAVDLSPDIRDSFMRAGLSHVLAASGFQVALLLGLILWLTKIFSPNKQLIFGSIILLLYTGITGLEPSIFRATLMGVFVLIGMKFEQKTDTLRSLLLAGFLLLLYNPLWIWSLSFQLSFIATFSLIVLSPAIEKKLDWLPINIASIIAVPVAVTIGTSPLIMYFFYTLSFYTIICNIITTPLIMLISLGGMINAIVALISPLLGSYLAQIFYYPLDLLLNIVHFFANLSLSILVVGKISLIVLIIIYVLLGLVWLNQYWRSRWPLVGLLIISLITFPLIFQNLTLVKVTILTAKPDPIVVIQNRGKIAIINLGDQQTIKYTLVPFLSQQGINNIPLAIAFNEENIKDWLNINAIPTVDKFLSPSGTPKKNTQSMLIGENIRIGSTQIKLLANEPLILWWQIENQSWLWINSQDTNGKIPQKYLDNSPKILLGSQKSIPMSWLRQIQVKAVILNTPFIPNKLKRQLQRNKIKMYPIQQEGAIEWTPKKGFQTRLVNQELTL; encoded by the coding sequence ATGAACCGAGAACGTTGGACAATTGTTAGTTTAGCCTATGGAATAGGATTATTATCAACAGGTATTTTTGGCTTTCCCAATCCTAACCCTTCATGGCAACAATGGGCTATGGTTATTGTTGGATTAAGTTTATTCACATTCTTCACTTTTCTCTTTCTTAAAAGGCGATGGCGTAGATGTCCTCAAGGAAAATTTTGGCTAATTATTTGTATATTTGCTATCTTGGGATCTGTCTATTTTCAGTTTCGTATACCTCAGCCTAATTATGATGATATTAGTCTATTTTTTAAAGATAAATACCCCCCTCAATTAGTGAATATTTCAGGTAAAGTTTTATCTGAACCAAGACTTACTTCAAATCAACGGAAACGCTTTTGGTTACAGGCTAAATCTGTTCAAATAAATCAAGATATTCTTAATAAAAAAGATGTCACAGGAAAAATATATGTTACGATTCCTATTGACCAAGATAATGATCTTGAACCTGGACAGAGAATAACAATTAATGGAGTTTTATATAAACCGCGATCGCCTCAGAATCCAGGGGCATTTGATTTTTCAAATTATCTGGCTAAAGAAGGAGCATTTGTCGGTTTAAAAGGCAATGAAATTAAGTTTAAAGGACAACTACCTATTTTCGGATGGACAAAAGTAAGAAACCGTATTACTAATACTTTTATTAAGGGATTAGGTGAGGAAAAAGGATCATTATTAAGTTCTATAGTATTAGGGAGACAAGCTGTTGATTTATCGCCGGATATTCGGGATTCATTTATGCGAGCAGGATTATCTCATGTCTTGGCTGCTTCTGGATTTCAAGTGGCTTTATTATTAGGTTTAATCCTTTGGTTAACTAAAATTTTTTCGCCTAATAAACAATTAATATTTGGCAGCATTATTTTATTATTATATACTGGTATAACAGGGTTAGAACCTTCAATTTTTAGAGCAACTTTAATGGGAGTATTTGTCTTAATAGGAATGAAATTTGAACAAAAGACTGATACTTTAAGATCCTTGTTATTAGCCGGATTTTTATTATTACTTTACAACCCTTTATGGATCTGGAGTTTAAGTTTTCAATTAAGTTTTATTGCTACTTTTAGCTTAATTGTTCTCAGTCCTGCCATAGAAAAAAAATTAGATTGGTTGCCCATTAACATCGCTTCTATAATTGCTGTCCCTGTAGCAGTAACTATTGGGACATCTCCTCTGATTATGTATTTTTTTTATACCTTGAGTTTTTATACTATTATTTGCAATATTATTACCACTCCCTTAATTATGTTGATTAGTTTAGGCGGTATGATTAATGCTATTGTGGCTTTGATATCTCCTTTATTGGGGTCTTATTTAGCCCAAATTTTTTATTATCCCCTTGATTTATTATTAAATATAGTTCACTTCTTTGCTAACTTATCTTTAAGTATCTTAGTAGTTGGTAAAATTTCTTTGATAGTTCTAATAATTATTTATGTATTGTTAGGTTTAGTCTGGTTAAATCAATATTGGCGATCGCGTTGGCCATTAGTGGGATTATTGATTATCTCTTTAATTACATTTCCTCTTATTTTCCAAAATTTAACCCTAGTCAAAGTAACAATTTTAACCGCTAAACCCGATCCAATTGTCGTCATTCAAAACCGAGGAAAAATTGCTATAATTAATTTAGGCGATCAACAAACAATTAAATATACTCTTGTACCTTTTTTATCTCAACAAGGAATTAACAATATTCCTCTGGCGATCGCTTTCAATGAGGAAAATATTAAGGACTGGCTAAATATTAATGCTATTCCCACAGTTGATAAATTTTTGTCTCCTTCAGGAACTCCAAAGAAGAATACTCAATCAATGTTAATCGGAGAAAATATCCGAATCGGGTCAACTCAAATAAAATTATTAGCAAATGAACCCTTGATCTTATGGTGGCAAATTGAGAATCAATCATGGTTATGGATAAACAGTCAGGACACAAACGGAAAAATACCCCAAAAATATCTAGACAATTCTCCCAAAATATTGTTAGGATCTCAAAAAAGTATTCCGATGAGTTGGTTAAGACAAATACAAGTGAAAGCAGTGATCCTTAACACCCCTTTTATTCCCAACAAACTGAAACGACAATTACAGCGAAATAAAATTAAAATGTATCCGATACAACAAGAAGGGGCTATAGAATGGACACCCAAAAAAGGCTTTCAGACTCGGTTAGTCAATCAGGAACTCACTCTCTAA
- a CDS encoding exopolysaccharide biosynthesis protein, with product MHLRFSQDIESLLHRLMAHPLTLREILAETSERGFCLTITLLILPFLFPLPPGFSTILGGGCLLLSVQMALGRRTPWLPKQVAQFQFPKAFTEQLLKNVKRVTKLIEKFCRPRMLRVAKHPFVWQGNGLCMAWLAILLMLPIPLTNPIPTVAILVLAVATLEADGLLMCIGYLFTIINTLIFGLIGYLLWQAPQYLPQILR from the coding sequence ATGCACTTACGATTTTCTCAAGATATTGAAAGTTTACTTCATCGATTAATGGCTCATCCTCTAACCTTAAGAGAAATTTTAGCAGAAACCTCAGAACGGGGATTTTGCCTGACCATTACTTTATTAATTTTACCCTTTCTTTTTCCCCTGCCCCCTGGATTTTCAACCATTTTAGGAGGAGGATGTTTATTATTGTCCGTGCAAATGGCCCTGGGAAGACGAACCCCCTGGTTGCCCAAACAAGTCGCTCAATTTCAGTTTCCCAAGGCTTTTACGGAACAATTGCTCAAAAATGTGAAAAGAGTGACCAAATTGATCGAAAAATTTTGTCGTCCTCGTATGTTAAGGGTAGCTAAACATCCCTTTGTCTGGCAAGGAAATGGACTCTGTATGGCATGGTTAGCCATTTTACTCATGTTACCCATCCCCTTAACTAATCCCATTCCCACTGTTGCTATTTTAGTCTTAGCCGTGGCCACATTAGAAGCTGATGGACTGCTGATGTGTATTGGGTACTTATTTACTATTATAAATACCCTAATTTTTGGTTTAATTGGTTATTTATTGTGGCAAGCCCCCCAATATTTACCCCAAATTCTCAGATAA